The Gemmatimonadota bacterium genome has a segment encoding these proteins:
- a CDS encoding NAD(P)-binding domain-containing protein, giving the protein MGDLLTTLGFFALTGVFVWLHLRRGGSHASASAAAPVAPRGRPCARCQTSVPEGSTYCPSCGIPQQMYELVSAPESRREATEGAVGALRAMVRGDICVGCGTCVAACPEVGAITMRGKLAVVDDALCVGHGECVAACPVGGISVNAGTAVNRVVVPDLDGGFQSNVRGVFIVGELGGRGLIKNAINEGKIAVEQVARELPPGEVRPDGREDTVDVCIVGSGPAGLSAGLEALRRGLSYVVLEQGSLSDTVRKYPRHKLLLAEPVHIPLYGDLWVADASKETLLQVWETIVANTGLQVQTYQKVERIARDGEAFVIGTPEREWRARRVVLALGRRGTPRRLGVPGEDLAKVFYDVVEMEAFAGRRVLVVGGGDSAIESAVGLANQAGTEVILSYRGQEFGRVKDRNRHKLGAAVERGTVRLMLGSQLREVRPEVVVLEVDGQTTILPNDDVIVRIGGEAPYTFLEKIGVRLVPKDVPIAPAKAG; this is encoded by the coding sequence ATGGGCGACCTGCTCACGACCCTCGGTTTCTTTGCCCTCACGGGGGTCTTTGTCTGGTTGCACCTCAGACGTGGCGGGTCACACGCGAGTGCGTCCGCCGCCGCGCCGGTGGCCCCGCGTGGCCGACCGTGTGCGCGATGTCAGACGTCGGTCCCGGAGGGGTCCACGTATTGCCCATCCTGCGGCATTCCCCAGCAGATGTACGAGTTGGTGAGCGCGCCGGAGTCCCGGCGAGAAGCGACGGAAGGCGCGGTGGGTGCCCTCCGGGCCATGGTCCGCGGGGACATTTGCGTGGGGTGTGGCACCTGCGTGGCGGCGTGCCCGGAAGTCGGCGCCATCACGATGCGTGGCAAGCTGGCCGTCGTTGACGATGCACTGTGCGTAGGCCACGGCGAATGCGTGGCGGCCTGCCCGGTCGGTGGCATTTCGGTCAATGCGGGGACGGCCGTGAATCGCGTCGTCGTCCCCGATCTCGACGGGGGGTTCCAGTCGAATGTGCGCGGGGTGTTCATCGTCGGCGAACTGGGTGGCCGCGGCCTGATCAAGAACGCCATCAACGAGGGCAAGATTGCGGTCGAGCAGGTCGCGCGCGAACTGCCTCCCGGGGAGGTGCGGCCCGACGGACGCGAGGACACCGTCGACGTCTGCATCGTCGGCTCCGGCCCCGCCGGACTCAGCGCAGGACTCGAAGCCCTGCGTCGTGGGCTCTCATACGTGGTGCTGGAGCAGGGGTCGTTGAGCGACACGGTGCGCAAGTACCCGCGGCACAAGCTGCTCCTCGCCGAGCCGGTCCATATCCCGCTGTATGGTGACCTCTGGGTGGCGGACGCGTCGAAGGAGACGTTGCTGCAGGTGTGGGAGACGATCGTCGCCAACACCGGATTGCAGGTACAGACCTACCAGAAGGTGGAGCGGATCGCGCGCGATGGGGAGGCCTTTGTGATCGGCACGCCGGAGCGGGAGTGGCGCGCGCGGCGCGTAGTGCTCGCCCTGGGCCGACGGGGCACTCCCCGACGGCTCGGCGTCCCCGGCGAGGACCTCGCGAAGGTCTTCTACGACGTGGTGGAGATGGAAGCGTTCGCGGGGCGTCGGGTCCTCGTGGTCGGCGGCGGCGACAGCGCGATCGAGTCGGCAGTGGGACTGGCCAACCAGGCAGGGACCGAGGTCATCCTCTCGTACCGGGGGCAGGAGTTCGGGCGCGTGAAGGATCGCAACCGGCACAAACTTGGCGCAGCTGTCGAACGTGGCACCGTGCGGCTGATGCTGGGGTCGCAGCTCCGCGAGGTCCGGCCCGAGGTGGTCGTGCTGGAGGTCGACGGGCAGACCACGATCCTGCCCAACGACGACGTGATCGTGCGCATCGGTGGAGAGGCCCCGTACACCTTCCTGGAGAAGATCGGGGTGCGGCTCGTGCCAAAGGATGTCCCGATCGCCCCGGCCAAGGCAGGATGA